The Balneola sp. MJW-20 genome window below encodes:
- a CDS encoding porin family protein — translation MKSSAILKSILTVFVLLAALQTANAQNLPKLGVKGGLNLTTLTNSDGVDTKTGFIAGIFTRINIPATPISIQPELLYAQMGAEVSGGTWELDYIQIPVMAIFEFDLPVAPITPMVEFGPYLGVNMKADGRFNGQSVDFEDFVRDTDYGVMVGAGFDLSRFTLGARYTFGLADVFEDQLADGEKNGGLSILVSFSVN, via the coding sequence ATGAAATCATCTGCAATTTTAAAGAGTATTCTAACTGTATTTGTACTACTGGCTGCACTGCAGACTGCGAATGCTCAGAACCTCCCAAAATTAGGTGTGAAGGGGGGATTAAACCTTACGACTCTTACTAATAGTGATGGGGTTGATACAAAAACGGGCTTTATAGCAGGAATTTTTACCCGTATAAATATTCCCGCAACACCGATCTCCATTCAGCCTGAATTGCTTTATGCGCAAATGGGAGCAGAAGTTAGCGGAGGCACCTGGGAACTGGATTATATCCAAATTCCGGTTATGGCGATATTTGAGTTCGATCTTCCGGTTGCCCCGATCACGCCAATGGTTGAGTTTGGTCCTTATTTAGGAGTTAATATGAAAGCCGATGGCCGGTTCAATGGGCAGAGTGTCGATTTTGAGGACTTCGTAAGAGATACGGATTATGGAGTTATGGTCGGTGCCGGTTTCGACCTTTCCAGGTTCACTCTTGGAGCCCGATACACATTTGGTCTGGCAGATGTATTTGAAGATCAGCTGGCAGACGGGGAAAAGAATGGCGGATTGTCTATTCTCGTATCCTTTTCGGTTAACTAA
- a CDS encoding porin family protein translates to MRSFKRLLSPLLLTVIIFASSTGIKAQLIPQIGLKGGLSLSTITDTDDAERIPRLVGGLYARVNIPGSAISIQPEVLYAQYGADVTFGRIELDYIQVPVLANFQMSVPSASIRPWIEFGPYFSWSINKNFEANESNTVSGITELINDSEYGAVIGAGVDFSKFIFGVRYTFGLVDVFDESISDSEVNGALQVTAAYRLF, encoded by the coding sequence ATGAGATCATTTAAAAGACTTTTAAGCCCTCTCTTGTTAACCGTAATAATTTTTGCTTCTTCGACCGGTATTAAAGCACAATTAATACCTCAAATCGGATTGAAGGGTGGCTTAAGTCTGTCCACGATCACAGACACTGATGATGCAGAGCGAATACCCAGACTGGTTGGAGGACTGTATGCGAGGGTTAATATTCCGGGATCTGCCATCAGCATACAACCCGAAGTTCTTTATGCTCAATATGGTGCGGATGTCACTTTCGGAAGGATCGAGCTGGATTATATTCAGGTGCCTGTACTGGCGAACTTTCAAATGTCAGTTCCATCGGCATCCATAAGACCCTGGATAGAGTTCGGACCCTATTTTTCATGGAGTATCAATAAGAACTTTGAGGCTAATGAAAGTAATACAGTTTCCGGCATTACAGAGTTGATCAATGATTCAGAATATGGTGCTGTTATCGGTGCAGGCGTCGACTTTTCAAAATTTATATTCGGAGTCCGGTATACTTTTGGGCTGGTGGATGTGTTTGATGAAAGCATATCTGACAGTGAAGTAAACGGAGCTCTGCAAGTCACCGCTGCGTATCGTTTATTCTGA
- a CDS encoding ABC transporter ATP-binding protein, translating into MERAVDINNLFKSYDDIEVLKDLNLEIPKGTIFGLIGPNGAGKSTLIGILTGLLSYEKGEIFVHDMELNPANETDIKKKIASVLQPPLLFEQFSSIEFIEYICEVYGVEKEGLVEKAYSLMEYFDIKDYARVKVNKLSSGSRKKLAFTTAVLTEPELLLLDEPFEAVDVISIERMKNIIRKLKNRGVTIIITSHILEVVENLCDDIAILHHGDIIAYLDSVSRKELQKDSSLHEIFAHYVPVEKKDDIVDWL; encoded by the coding sequence ATGGAGCGAGCTGTAGATATTAACAACCTGTTTAAAAGTTATGATGATATTGAGGTTCTGAAAGATCTGAACCTTGAGATCCCAAAAGGAACTATATTCGGGTTAATAGGTCCGAACGGGGCCGGTAAAAGCACCCTGATCGGGATTCTGACGGGGCTGCTTAGTTATGAGAAGGGAGAGATCTTTGTTCATGATATGGAGCTTAATCCGGCCAATGAAACGGATATCAAAAAGAAGATCGCATCTGTACTTCAGCCGCCGCTATTGTTTGAACAGTTCAGCAGCATAGAGTTCATAGAGTATATCTGTGAAGTGTATGGTGTAGAAAAAGAAGGACTGGTTGAAAAGGCATATTCACTGATGGAGTATTTTGACATTAAGGATTATGCCCGGGTTAAAGTGAATAAACTTTCATCGGGAAGCCGGAAGAAACTGGCCTTCACTACGGCCGTGCTTACGGAACCGGAGCTGTTATTGCTGGACGAGCCATTTGAGGCCGTTGATGTGATATCTATTGAAAGGATGAAAAACATTATCCGTAAGCTGAAGAACCGTGGGGTTACCATTATCATCACCAGTCATATTCTGGAGGTTGTTGAAAACCTTTGCGATGATATCGCAATTCTGCATCACGGGGATATCATAGCCTACCTGGATTCTGTCAGCCGAAAAGAGCTTCAAAAAGATTCCAGCCTGCATGAAATTTTTGCTCACTATGTGCCGGTTGAAAAGAAAGATGATATTGTTGACTGGCTGTAA
- a CDS encoding mechanosensitive ion channel family protein — METIVQAFESSWKQIQESAPQLIAAFAVLIIFWLIGNGISRVIKKTLGTERKTLRKTNFLTRIARWTFNIIGLVAALHIIGLTELATSFLAAGGVAAVVLGFAFREIGENLLAGIFMSFSRSFEVGDVIESNGLRGTVKRINVRDVHIRTADGCDIYIPSAMIFKNPLLNFTKDGLRRVSFIVGLDYGDNLGEAQNEMRSKLEALDYILKDPEPKVELANFSSSYAEIEVFFWMNTFGSKETISQKKTRVMHECLNLLKNGGYTLSSEVTTAIVHSPVQVNLRKD, encoded by the coding sequence ATGGAAACTATAGTACAAGCATTTGAAAGTTCCTGGAAACAGATACAGGAGTCAGCTCCACAGCTAATTGCGGCCTTTGCTGTCCTGATCATATTCTGGCTGATCGGTAATGGCATCAGCCGGGTCATCAAAAAAACACTGGGGACGGAGAGGAAGACTCTCAGAAAGACTAATTTTTTAACCAGGATCGCACGGTGGACCTTCAATATAATCGGTCTGGTTGCTGCACTGCATATTATTGGTCTTACTGAATTAGCCACCAGCTTCCTGGCCGCTGGTGGGGTAGCGGCAGTAGTGCTGGGTTTTGCATTTCGTGAGATAGGGGAGAATCTTCTAGCGGGAATTTTTATGTCTTTCAGCCGCTCTTTTGAAGTGGGGGATGTAATTGAAAGTAACGGCCTCCGTGGTACAGTAAAAAGAATCAATGTGAGGGATGTTCATATCAGAACTGCGGATGGATGTGACATATATATTCCAAGTGCGATGATCTTTAAAAATCCACTGCTCAATTTTACGAAAGACGGTCTTCGCAGAGTGAGTTTTATTGTAGGACTTGATTACGGAGATAATCTTGGGGAAGCCCAGAATGAGATGAGATCAAAATTAGAAGCGCTTGATTATATTCTTAAAGATCCGGAGCCAAAAGTAGAACTGGCGAACTTTTCTTCCTCCTATGCTGAAATCGAGGTCTTTTTCTGGATGAATACATTTGGCAGTAAGGAAACCATCTCACAGAAAAAAACACGGGTAATGCATGAGTGCCTCAATTTACTGAAAAATGGAGGGTATACGCTCAGTTCAGAGGTTACCACAGCGATCGTTCACTCTCCGGTTCAAGTAAACCTCCGGAAAGACTGA